In one Fodinicola acaciae genomic region, the following are encoded:
- a CDS encoding AfsR/SARP family transcriptional regulator, producing MAASALEDVRIALLGPVTVSLDGSVVQLPGGRARSLLAALALSAGTMISLDDIVGVLWDREPPAQAVASVYSLASRLRSQLGGHFLTRAAGGYRLNIARESVDLFRFRELVSQSRTPGGDELALLREAEALWRGTPLAGVRSRHLQLYEVPRIQEERLAVTERRLELQIAAGDYAETIGELRELTAMHPQRERLWAALVHALHLAGRQDDAYAAYDVIRTRLRDNLGADPGAGLAAELQCLLAVGGETVEPAPADVPQPHQLPPVSGGFVGRTGHLAMLDQVLTEQRFRVVVVDGAGGVGKTTLATHWAHQVADRFPDGQLYLNLRGFGGTAPLPTESALELLLNSVGTLQGRGPGMLPADVEARSALFRTRTAGRRMLVILDNAADTEQVLPLLPAADCLTVVTSRNQLRGLVVRGRAARVSVRPFSPDESSQLLADVIGRQRTVAEPDAATALADLCGHLPLALSIFAERAARFPAASLAALLDELRGPGDRLDAFDAGGGDDTSLRTLLSWSYEQLHEPVARTFRLLGRYPGDSVSIAAAAAVTGQSIAVTRDQLDQLTAVNLLEQTSLDRYELHDLLKSYAAGRNRAEDDAAAADRRLLDWLLHTFAGADRFISPGRATEPLGTPADGVTPLTFTGLAAALRWCETEYRTLRQSVAWAAEHGFPEHCCRIAWLLEPFAFRGKHWQDFFAIHHTALDVAGRNCDLRAHLLNGLANAEDETGEYHLAKRHFHEAIRIFRDAGNPVGESKALSNLALCELNLREYQLARDYAVRSLDICGKLGNVSLSATRLDTLAEVDFASGNISAAIANWRRALEINRRLPGHENVQAINLHNLGKAYASIGRHDRAVRCLRLAIELFRLTADQRAEALARLQLGESLLECGQWTAAQAEWRRATEAVADLDDPKLVEAQARLAEAVAAVHA from the coding sequence ATGGCTGCGTCGGCCCTTGAGGACGTACGGATAGCGCTGCTGGGTCCGGTGACCGTCAGCCTCGACGGCTCCGTCGTACAGCTGCCGGGCGGCCGCGCGCGCAGCCTGCTGGCGGCGCTCGCGCTGTCAGCCGGCACGATGATCTCGCTGGACGACATCGTCGGCGTGCTGTGGGACCGCGAGCCGCCGGCGCAGGCGGTGGCCAGCGTCTACAGCCTCGCCTCGCGGCTGCGGTCGCAACTCGGCGGCCATTTTCTCACCAGAGCGGCCGGCGGCTATCGGCTCAACATCGCGCGTGAGTCGGTCGACCTGTTCCGGTTTCGCGAGCTGGTGTCGCAGTCCAGGACGCCCGGTGGCGACGAGCTCGCGCTGCTCCGCGAGGCCGAGGCGCTGTGGCGCGGAACGCCGTTGGCGGGCGTACGGTCGCGGCATCTGCAGCTGTACGAGGTGCCGCGGATCCAGGAGGAGCGGCTGGCCGTCACCGAGCGACGGCTGGAGCTGCAGATCGCCGCCGGCGACTATGCCGAGACGATCGGCGAGCTGCGCGAGCTGACGGCGATGCATCCGCAGCGCGAGCGGCTCTGGGCCGCGCTGGTGCACGCGCTGCACCTGGCCGGGCGGCAGGACGACGCGTACGCAGCGTACGACGTGATCCGCACACGGCTGCGCGACAACCTCGGCGCCGATCCCGGTGCCGGCCTCGCGGCCGAGCTGCAGTGCCTGTTGGCGGTCGGCGGCGAGACCGTCGAGCCAGCGCCGGCAGACGTGCCGCAGCCGCACCAGCTGCCACCGGTGTCCGGCGGCTTCGTCGGCCGCACCGGCCACCTGGCGATGCTCGACCAGGTGCTCACCGAGCAGCGGTTCCGGGTCGTGGTGGTCGACGGCGCCGGCGGTGTCGGCAAGACCACGCTGGCCACCCACTGGGCTCACCAGGTCGCCGACCGGTTTCCGGACGGCCAGCTCTATCTCAACCTGCGCGGCTTCGGCGGCACCGCGCCGCTGCCGACCGAGAGCGCGCTGGAGCTGCTGCTCAACTCGGTCGGTACGCTGCAGGGCCGCGGTCCCGGCATGCTGCCGGCCGACGTGGAGGCACGCTCGGCGCTGTTCCGCACGCGTACGGCCGGACGGCGGATGCTGGTCATCCTGGACAACGCCGCCGACACCGAGCAGGTGCTGCCGCTGCTGCCAGCGGCCGACTGCCTGACCGTGGTGACCAGCCGCAACCAGCTGCGCGGCCTGGTCGTGCGCGGCCGCGCCGCCAGAGTGAGCGTACGGCCGTTCTCGCCGGACGAGTCGAGCCAGCTGCTCGCCGACGTGATCGGCCGTCAACGTACGGTCGCCGAGCCGGACGCCGCGACCGCGCTGGCCGACCTGTGTGGGCACCTGCCACTGGCGCTGTCGATCTTCGCCGAGCGGGCCGCGCGCTTCCCGGCCGCCTCGCTGGCGGCGCTGCTGGACGAGCTGCGCGGACCAGGCGACCGGCTGGACGCCTTCGACGCCGGCGGCGGTGACGACACCAGCCTGCGCACGCTCCTGTCCTGGTCGTACGAGCAGCTGCACGAGCCGGTCGCGCGTACGTTCCGGCTGCTCGGCCGCTATCCCGGCGACAGCGTCAGCATCGCCGCGGCGGCCGCGGTCACCGGACAGTCGATCGCCGTGACGCGCGACCAGCTCGATCAGCTGACCGCGGTCAACCTGCTCGAACAGACCAGCCTGGACCGCTATGAGCTGCACGACCTGCTCAAGTCGTACGCGGCCGGCCGCAACCGAGCCGAAGACGACGCCGCCGCGGCCGACCGCCGGCTGCTCGACTGGCTGTTGCACACCTTCGCCGGGGCCGATCGGTTCATCTCGCCTGGCCGCGCCACCGAGCCGCTCGGCACGCCGGCCGACGGCGTCACGCCGCTCACCTTCACCGGCCTGGCCGCCGCGTTGCGGTGGTGCGAGACCGAATACCGTACGCTCCGGCAGTCGGTGGCATGGGCCGCCGAGCACGGTTTTCCGGAGCATTGCTGCAGAATCGCCTGGCTGCTGGAGCCGTTCGCGTTCCGCGGCAAGCACTGGCAGGATTTCTTCGCCATTCACCACACCGCGTTGGACGTGGCCGGCCGCAACTGCGATCTCCGCGCGCACCTGCTCAACGGCCTGGCCAACGCGGAGGACGAAACCGGCGAATATCACCTCGCCAAACGGCATTTCCACGAGGCCATCCGGATCTTCCGCGACGCCGGAAATCCGGTCGGCGAGAGCAAAGCGCTGTCCAACCTGGCATTGTGCGAGCTCAACCTGCGCGAATACCAGCTGGCACGGGACTATGCCGTACGCTCGCTGGACATCTGCGGCAAGCTCGGCAACGTGTCGCTGTCGGCGACGCGGCTGGACACATTGGCCGAGGTCGACTTCGCCTCCGGCAACATCTCCGCGGCGATCGCCAACTGGCGGCGCGCGTTGGAGATCAACCGCCGGCTGCCGGGACACGAGAACGTGCAGGCGATCAACCTGCACAACCTCGGCAAGGCCTACGCGAGCATCGGCCGCCACGACCGCGCGGTGCGCTGCCTGCGCCTGGCGATCGAGCTGTTCCGGCTGACCGCCGACCAGCGCGCCGAGGCGTTGGCGCGGCTGCAGCTCGGCGAAAGCCTACTCGAGTGCGGCCAGTGGACCGCCGCGCAGGCCGAGTGGCGCCGCGCCACCGAAGCCGTCGCCGACCTGGACGACCCGAAACTCGTGGAGGCGCAGGCCAGGCTCGCCGAGGCGGTCGCCGCCGTGCATGCCTAG
- a CDS encoding glutamate--tRNA ligase, whose amino-acid sequence MLDRTLVDSLFPTDLPDPAFWEERYPPRQQPAEAKVTRLGPSPTGSLHLGGLYVATLNADIARRSGGAYLVRVEDTDQAREVEGAVEQFDRAFAYFGLQPDEHGETGSYGPYTQSQRAMIYQSYVRELLRRDQAYLCFATKDELAAITAQQQAQKVPTGYYGTWALWRNASAEEVRAKLDAGVPYVVRFRTPAEAANQRVHFVDAIRGRLEHEASRNDAVLLKSSDQDPRLPTYHLAHVVDDHLMRVNLVIRGEEWISSVPLHLQLFAALGFEPIEYAHVAPLMKQDGGSKRKLSKRKDPEASVDYYIETGFPAEAVLHYIRGLLNGRLADTPFTEALDAPLRLSECGVAGPLVDMVKLMDISADYVATLSGAEVFDAVRTWAGEYDAELATVLAKERDLALRAISVERDGVDNPRKDLRVWSDFRTAYGFFFDDLFQPVTDPSDERFGGLDPAVVRALAADFVAGYQLVDDPQEWFGQIRELAAKHGFAKNPKEYKKNPDAYPGSIREAAQVFRVAITGSTRSPDLHAVASALGTPEVLRRVGSLR is encoded by the coding sequence ATGTTGGACCGCACACTCGTCGACAGCCTGTTCCCCACCGACCTGCCGGATCCGGCGTTCTGGGAGGAGCGCTATCCGCCGCGGCAGCAGCCGGCGGAGGCGAAGGTGACGCGGCTCGGACCGTCGCCGACCGGGTCACTGCACCTCGGCGGACTGTACGTGGCGACCCTCAACGCCGACATCGCGCGCCGCTCCGGCGGTGCCTACCTGGTGCGCGTCGAGGACACCGACCAGGCGCGCGAGGTCGAAGGAGCCGTCGAGCAGTTCGACCGCGCCTTCGCCTACTTCGGCCTGCAGCCGGACGAGCACGGCGAGACCGGCTCGTACGGCCCGTACACCCAGTCGCAGCGCGCGATGATCTACCAGAGCTACGTCCGCGAGCTGCTGCGCCGCGACCAGGCATACCTGTGCTTCGCCACCAAGGACGAGCTGGCCGCGATCACCGCGCAGCAGCAGGCGCAGAAGGTGCCGACCGGCTATTACGGCACGTGGGCCCTGTGGCGCAACGCGAGCGCCGAGGAGGTGCGGGCGAAGCTGGACGCCGGCGTGCCGTACGTGGTGCGGTTCCGTACGCCGGCGGAGGCGGCCAACCAGCGCGTACATTTCGTCGACGCGATCCGCGGCCGGCTGGAGCACGAGGCCAGCCGCAACGACGCCGTGCTGCTGAAGAGCTCCGACCAGGACCCGCGGCTGCCGACGTACCACCTGGCGCACGTCGTCGACGACCACCTGATGCGCGTCAACCTGGTGATCCGCGGCGAGGAGTGGATCTCCTCGGTGCCGCTGCACCTGCAGCTGTTCGCCGCGCTCGGCTTCGAGCCGATCGAGTACGCGCACGTCGCGCCGCTGATGAAGCAGGACGGCGGCAGCAAGCGCAAGCTGTCCAAGCGCAAGGACCCCGAGGCCTCCGTCGACTACTACATCGAGACCGGTTTTCCGGCCGAGGCGGTGCTCCACTACATCCGCGGCCTGCTCAACGGCCGGCTCGCCGACACGCCGTTCACCGAGGCGCTGGACGCTCCGCTGCGGCTGTCCGAGTGTGGTGTCGCCGGTCCGCTGGTCGACATGGTCAAGCTGATGGACATCAGCGCGGATTACGTCGCGACGCTCAGCGGCGCCGAGGTCTTCGACGCCGTACGCACCTGGGCCGGCGAGTACGACGCGGAGCTGGCGACCGTACTGGCGAAGGAGCGCGACCTTGCGCTGCGCGCGATCAGCGTCGAGCGCGACGGCGTCGACAACCCGCGCAAGGACCTGCGGGTGTGGTCGGATTTCCGGACGGCATACGGATTCTTCTTCGACGACCTGTTCCAGCCGGTCACCGATCCGTCCGACGAGCGGTTCGGCGGCCTGGACCCCGCGGTCGTACGCGCGCTGGCCGCCGACTTCGTCGCCGGCTATCAGCTCGTGGACGACCCGCAGGAGTGGTTCGGGCAGATCCGCGAGCTCGCCGCCAAACACGGGTTTGCCAAGAATCCCAAGGAATACAAGAAGAATCCGGACGCGTATCCCGGCTCGATTCGGGAGGCGGCGCAGGTCTTCCGGGTCGCGATCACCGGCTCCACGCGCAGTCCCGATTTGCACGCGGTCGCGAGCGCGCTCGGGACACCGGAGGTGCTGCGCCGCGTCGGCTCGCTGCGGTGA